A section of the Sphaerobacter thermophilus DSM 20745 genome encodes:
- a CDS encoding zinc-binding dehydrogenase encodes MEARAVWLTGPRQVEIRTEPLPPVGPDHVLVRARLSAISHGTEMLVYRGEVPTHLPLDLPTLAGSFAYPIKYGYASVGEIEEAGPEVETLRPGDLIFALHPHQDRYIIPARLAVPLPAGLDPAAGVFVANLETAVNVLLDTPLRFGETAVVFGQGVVGLLITMLLRRAGARDIIAVDPVPARRERALAAGASVALAPDDDLPRHVRERTAGRGADVAVEASGAPAALSQALSVLTVQGTVVVASWYGTKPVALDLGSEFHRRRLRIVSSQVGTIDPALSPRWTHERRRDLVCALLEELPLADLITHRVPFTRAAEAYRLIDTRPAEVLQVVLKYGK; translated from the coding sequence ATGGAGGCACGGGCCGTGTGGCTGACCGGGCCGCGGCAGGTCGAGATCCGAACGGAGCCCTTGCCGCCGGTCGGGCCGGACCACGTCCTCGTTCGCGCGCGCCTCTCGGCCATCAGTCACGGCACGGAGATGCTCGTCTATCGGGGCGAGGTACCGACTCACCTGCCGCTGGACCTGCCGACGCTGGCGGGCAGCTTCGCCTACCCCATCAAGTACGGCTACGCCAGCGTCGGAGAGATCGAGGAGGCCGGACCGGAGGTGGAGACACTCCGGCCGGGTGACCTGATCTTTGCCTTGCATCCGCACCAGGACCGTTACATCATCCCCGCGCGGCTGGCCGTGCCGCTACCTGCCGGTCTGGACCCGGCGGCAGGGGTCTTCGTGGCGAACCTGGAAACTGCGGTCAACGTGCTGCTCGACACACCGCTGCGCTTCGGGGAGACGGCTGTGGTGTTCGGGCAGGGCGTGGTCGGCCTGCTCATCACGATGCTCTTGCGCCGGGCGGGGGCGCGCGACATCATCGCCGTCGATCCGGTACCCGCGCGGCGGGAGCGCGCGCTGGCCGCCGGGGCGAGCGTGGCCCTCGCGCCGGACGACGACCTGCCGCGCCACGTCCGCGAGCGAACGGCCGGCCGGGGTGCGGATGTCGCCGTCGAGGCGAGCGGCGCGCCTGCTGCGCTGAGCCAGGCGTTGTCGGTCCTCACGGTGCAGGGCACGGTCGTGGTGGCGTCCTGGTACGGAACGAAGCCGGTTGCGCTGGATCTCGGTTCCGAGTTCCACCGGCGGCGACTGCGGATCGTCAGCTCGCAGGTGGGGACGATCGATCCGGCGCTTAGTCCGCGCTGGACGCACGAGCGGCGGCGCGACCTCGTGTGCGCGCTCCTGGAGGAGCTCCCGCTGGCCGACCTCATCACCCATCGGGTGCCGTTTACCCGCGCGGCCGAGGCCTACCGCCTGATCGACACGCGTCCGGCTGAGGTGCTGCAGGTAGTGCTGAAGTATGGGAAGTGA
- a CDS encoding 6-pyruvoyl trahydropterin synthase family protein, with protein MFAIGVVAQFEAAHRLRGDFGPASRLHGHTYRVEVEVAGPQLNDDGTLFDLGLLKAWVDEAVGELNYQNLDVLPAFAQRNSTAEEVARFLRETLAPRLHGKGLRMLTVRVWESPQAYAACQWELL; from the coding sequence ATGTTCGCAATCGGGGTGGTGGCGCAGTTTGAGGCGGCGCACCGGCTGCGGGGTGACTTCGGCCCTGCGAGCCGGCTGCACGGGCACACCTACCGGGTAGAGGTCGAAGTCGCTGGGCCGCAGCTCAACGACGACGGCACGCTGTTCGACCTCGGGCTGCTGAAAGCCTGGGTCGACGAGGCCGTGGGTGAGTTGAACTACCAGAACCTGGACGTCCTCCCGGCGTTCGCCCAGCGCAACTCGACGGCCGAGGAGGTGGCCCGGTTCCTCCGTGAGACGCTTGCACCCCGGCTGCACGGGAAAGGGTTGCGGATGCTGACCGTCCGCGTGTGGGAGTCCCCGCAGGCGTACGCCGCCTGTCAGTGGGAGCTGCTGTGA
- a CDS encoding YIP1 family protein: MQNLQSSIGQRVVGAARLDVATYEAVERDVNANTQALIVVVLAAIASGIGSLGVDGASSFVTGLIGALVGWIIYAGLAYLIGTRLLATAQTRATYGEVLRTLGFAQAPRLLLVLAWIPLLGWLIAAAVGIWVLVATIIAIRQSMELTTGRAIGTAVIAWLIYIIVNALILTALAF; encoded by the coding sequence ATGCAGAACTTGCAGAGCTCGATCGGCCAGCGAGTGGTCGGCGCCGCCAGACTCGACGTCGCGACCTATGAGGCGGTCGAACGGGACGTCAACGCCAATACCCAGGCCCTTATCGTCGTGGTTCTGGCCGCCATTGCCTCCGGGATCGGCAGCCTTGGCGTTGATGGTGCCAGCAGCTTCGTGACCGGCCTGATCGGGGCGCTGGTGGGCTGGATCATCTACGCGGGTCTGGCCTACCTCATCGGCACCCGTCTGCTGGCAACTGCCCAGACGCGGGCGACCTACGGCGAAGTGCTGCGCACCCTCGGGTTCGCCCAGGCCCCGCGTCTGCTCCTGGTCCTCGCCTGGATCCCGCTCCTCGGCTGGCTGATCGCCGCTGCCGTCGGCATCTGGGTCCTGGTCGCTACGATCATCGCCATCCGGCAATCGATGGAGCTGACCACCGGCCGCGCGATCGGCACCGCGGTGATCGCCTGGCTCATCTATATCATCGTGAACGCGCTTATCCTGACTGCTCTGGCCTTCTAG
- a CDS encoding alpha/beta hydrolase family protein produces the protein MTATGYTSVITPHFWLANRITPRTMDLVFRVASAGIISPVSRLRFIYGGIGARQVDATLRRARGLRGWSLSWVRTARQYLSAARAAHSRGDHTEAARCEASAALCFHYAQVFELDDLDRRNHLYRRAAALFRRAAPRLDPPAMRVDIPWRDVSLPGYLRLPTSDGGPYPLLVLLNGASTVKEETGHWSDPFLRRGLATLALDTPGSGEVRERVSGHPDQVVIGEALIRFAAEHARLDPRRVALLGASLGGAVAVRLAQATPDILAVVALTPPFHPPPYFRHLNAVVRQEIALVTGARDEELDAIVEKMSLIDIAPRLRAPLLVVGAGRDLVVPPQEAWNLYRAAGGPKHLHFMRQANHVGFSHLPQWSAAAADFLSSVAGA, from the coding sequence ATGACAGCGACTGGATACACCTCAGTGATTACGCCGCATTTCTGGCTTGCGAACCGAATTACGCCGCGCACCATGGATCTCGTCTTCCGCGTAGCCAGCGCAGGGATCATCTCGCCTGTCTCGCGCCTGCGCTTCATCTACGGGGGTATCGGTGCGCGCCAGGTCGACGCCACCCTGCGCCGCGCCCGTGGGCTCCGCGGCTGGTCCCTGTCGTGGGTGCGTACGGCACGCCAATATCTCAGCGCTGCGCGCGCCGCCCACAGCCGCGGCGACCACACCGAAGCAGCGCGCTGCGAGGCGTCGGCCGCACTCTGCTTTCACTATGCCCAGGTCTTTGAGCTCGACGACCTCGACCGCCGCAACCATCTCTACCGCCGGGCGGCGGCGCTCTTCCGCCGAGCGGCACCGCGACTCGACCCGCCCGCGATGCGGGTCGACATCCCCTGGCGTGACGTCAGCCTGCCCGGCTACTTGCGCCTGCCCACTAGCGACGGCGGCCCCTATCCACTCCTGGTCCTGCTCAACGGCGCCAGCACGGTCAAGGAAGAGACGGGGCATTGGTCCGACCCGTTCCTCCGTCGCGGCCTCGCAACCCTCGCGCTCGACACGCCGGGCAGCGGCGAAGTCCGAGAGCGCGTGAGCGGCCATCCTGATCAGGTGGTCATCGGTGAGGCGCTGATCCGGTTCGCGGCAGAACACGCCAGGCTGGATCCGCGCCGCGTCGCGCTCCTCGGAGCCAGTCTCGGCGGAGCGGTCGCCGTACGGCTCGCGCAGGCCACGCCCGACATTCTCGCGGTGGTTGCGTTGACTCCGCCGTTCCATCCACCCCCGTACTTCCGTCATCTCAACGCGGTGGTCCGGCAGGAGATCGCACTCGTCACGGGCGCACGCGACGAAGAGCTCGACGCCATCGTCGAAAAGATGTCCTTGATCGACATAGCGCCGCGCCTGCGCGCGCCGCTGCTGGTCGTCGGCGCCGGACGCGACCTCGTGGTGCCGCCGCAGGAAGCGTGGAACCTGTACCGCGCCGCCGGCGGACCGAAGCATCTGCACTTCATGCGGCAGGCGAACCACGTCGGGTTCTCGCACCTGCCGCAGTGGAGCGCCGCCGCAGCCGATTTTCTCTCCAGCGTCGCCGGTGCCTAG
- a CDS encoding heavy-metal-associated domain-containing protein: MVERVYRVPDVSCAHCVNAITQALSRIPGVEAVQVDLDTKLVKVQAGESVSDADIRAGIEEAGYDIAA, translated from the coding sequence ATGGTGGAGCGCGTGTATCGCGTACCGGACGTAAGTTGTGCGCACTGCGTGAATGCCATCACGCAGGCACTGAGCCGCATCCCGGGCGTGGAGGCGGTCCAGGTCGACCTCGACACGAAGCTCGTGAAGGTGCAGGCCGGCGAGAGCGTCTCCGACGCGGATATCCGCGCTGGGATCGAAGAGGCCGGTTACGACATCGCGGCGTAG
- a CDS encoding ATP-binding protein, which translates to MLSASDGRSRSDGTERDPLTGALSRAWLDDVLAEQVAAARETGRPLSVAVLDLDYFKSVNDAYGHRRGDRVLRALVERLQANIRRTDRLFRIGGDEFVLVLPGTSAAQASAIAARLLAEVETMPFEGDPPLTLSLSLGIATFPDDAETPNALLDIADRRRFAAKRAGRGRALTREGVVLPASAPGTQGDAATAGRAGEADLIGRQTEVSEILERLGRARLLTLTGPAGVGKTGLARHIMELLRGAFADGVVYLPLAHVVEPSMVPAVLSAALGFGVPTGQRNREPPAEVLRAREQLVVIDHFDRLRDAAPLLTELLAVAPGLKILVTCRRPLRLYGEHVYPVPPLAVGDTETAPAVALFLARASVRSSSNAPVGEAVAALCARLGGLPLAIELAAAWTARYPVEDLLASLPGGGEPGEEVNPGDALRDLLDWSYRVLTPEQRRRWTRLAVFAGGWSVEAARAVVEEPPATAPEVEAALDALAEVGLIRPVSDAANPPRFTMPGAIREAALARLEVTGEADVIHARHAAWYLTLAETAFAHHRGADHKRWLDRLDEEYDNLRGALGHALAKGDITTAARLGAVLWRFWERRGWAAEGREWLASILEHRMALPPEIEAEVLNGAGVLAWFQGDLEEARDRLEASLAISSRLGDAAAMARDLNNLGLVLRQQGDYAAAEAHFTRCLEVQRSAGDAWGQSITLGNLAELAVLQGDGPAARRMAGECLAITRDVDDQRLRALALCTTGVVLLDQGETESARTALGECLALAESLADPRTTARCLTGLGVVALMQRRSAAAADLLGRALDLWSQIGDRAGLLESLSGLAGVAGTSGNVLDAARLYGAVDAMHRGAGVHEPLLLRRALERVEAGIKVQVSPEAWSASWGEGQALTLEQALALAREVAGREASAD; encoded by the coding sequence ATGCTCTCTGCCAGCGACGGCCGGTCGAGGTCGGATGGAACCGAGCGGGATCCGCTGACTGGAGCGCTCTCCCGCGCGTGGCTCGACGATGTTCTGGCGGAGCAGGTTGCGGCTGCCAGAGAAACTGGCCGGCCGCTTTCGGTGGCGGTCCTCGACCTGGACTACTTCAAGAGCGTCAACGATGCCTACGGCCACCGGCGGGGCGACCGCGTCCTCCGGGCGCTGGTGGAACGGCTACAGGCCAATATCCGGAGGACGGATCGGCTGTTCCGCATCGGTGGGGATGAGTTCGTCCTGGTGCTCCCCGGGACATCGGCGGCGCAGGCCTCGGCGATTGCCGCACGGCTCCTCGCGGAGGTGGAGACGATGCCCTTTGAAGGCGATCCACCGCTGACGCTCAGCCTCTCGCTTGGGATCGCCACGTTCCCCGATGATGCCGAGACGCCGAACGCACTGCTGGACATCGCGGACCGCCGCCGCTTCGCAGCGAAGCGAGCGGGGCGCGGCCGCGCGCTAACGCGCGAGGGGGTGGTGCTGCCGGCCAGCGCTCCCGGTACCCAGGGGGATGCCGCAACTGCCGGTCGAGCAGGCGAGGCAGATCTGATCGGCCGGCAAACCGAGGTCAGCGAGATCCTGGAGCGGCTCGGGCGCGCCCGGCTGCTGACGCTGACCGGCCCTGCCGGGGTTGGGAAGACCGGGCTGGCGCGGCACATCATGGAGCTGCTGCGCGGCGCGTTCGCCGACGGGGTCGTCTATCTGCCGTTGGCACACGTTGTCGAGCCGTCCATGGTGCCGGCGGTGCTCTCCGCGGCGCTGGGGTTTGGAGTGCCTACCGGACAGCGCAACCGGGAACCGCCGGCCGAGGTGCTGCGGGCGCGCGAGCAACTGGTCGTCATCGACCACTTCGACCGGCTACGGGACGCCGCGCCGCTGCTGACGGAACTGCTGGCCGTGGCGCCGGGGTTGAAGATCCTGGTGACGTGCCGTCGCCCGCTGCGTCTCTACGGCGAGCACGTCTACCCGGTGCCGCCGCTGGCAGTCGGGGACACCGAGACGGCGCCTGCTGTCGCCCTGTTCCTCGCGCGCGCGAGCGTGCGCTCCAGCTCGAATGCCCCGGTAGGGGAGGCTGTGGCGGCGCTCTGCGCCCGGCTCGGTGGGCTGCCACTGGCGATCGAGCTGGCGGCGGCGTGGACGGCACGCTACCCGGTCGAGGACCTGCTGGCATCGCTCCCGGGAGGCGGAGAGCCGGGGGAGGAGGTGAACCCCGGCGACGCGCTCCGCGATCTGCTCGACTGGAGCTACCGGGTGTTGACACCGGAGCAGCGACGGCGCTGGACTCGGCTGGCCGTCTTTGCCGGAGGCTGGTCGGTCGAGGCGGCCCGGGCGGTCGTCGAGGAGCCACCGGCAACGGCCCCGGAGGTAGAGGCCGCCCTGGACGCGCTGGCCGAGGTCGGTCTGATCCGTCCGGTGAGCGACGCGGCGAACCCGCCGCGGTTCACGATGCCCGGGGCGATCCGAGAAGCGGCGCTGGCCCGGCTGGAGGTGACAGGCGAGGCGGACGTGATCCACGCCCGGCACGCAGCCTGGTATCTGACGCTCGCCGAGACGGCTTTCGCGCATCACCGCGGAGCGGACCACAAGCGGTGGCTCGACCGGCTCGATGAGGAGTACGACAACCTGCGCGGCGCGCTCGGTCATGCGCTTGCGAAAGGTGACATAACGACTGCCGCGCGGCTCGGGGCGGTCCTGTGGCGGTTCTGGGAGCGTCGGGGATGGGCGGCCGAGGGCCGGGAATGGCTCGCATCGATCCTGGAACACCGGATGGCGCTCCCGCCGGAGATCGAAGCGGAGGTGCTGAACGGAGCCGGCGTGCTGGCCTGGTTCCAGGGGGATCTGGAGGAGGCGCGTGACCGGCTCGAAGCCAGCCTGGCGATTTCATCGAGGCTGGGCGACGCCGCGGCGATGGCGCGCGATCTCAACAATCTCGGACTGGTGCTCCGGCAGCAGGGGGACTATGCGGCTGCCGAGGCGCACTTTACCCGCTGCCTCGAAGTGCAGCGCTCGGCGGGAGATGCCTGGGGGCAGTCGATCACGCTCGGTAATCTCGCCGAGCTCGCGGTGCTGCAGGGCGACGGGCCCGCCGCGCGTCGGATGGCGGGGGAGTGTCTCGCCATTACCCGGGATGTCGACGATCAGCGGCTGCGTGCTCTGGCCCTCTGCACCACCGGCGTCGTCCTGCTCGACCAGGGCGAAACCGAAAGTGCGCGCACGGCGCTCGGCGAGTGCCTGGCGCTGGCTGAGAGCTTGGCCGACCCGCGGACGACCGCCCGCTGCCTGACCGGTCTCGGTGTGGTGGCGCTGATGCAGCGGCGGAGTGCTGCGGCAGCGGACCTGCTCGGCCGCGCGCTGGATCTGTGGTCACAGATCGGCGATCGCGCCGGTCTCCTGGAGTCACTCAGCGGCCTGGCGGGCGTGGCCGGGACCAGTGGCAACGTGCTGGATGCCGCCAGACTCTACGGGGCAGTTGACGCTATGCACCGGGGAGCCGGCGTGCACGAGCCGCTCCTGCTGCGCCGGGCGCTCGAGCGGGTCGAGGCTGGCATCAAGGTTCAGGTCTCCCCTGAGGCATGGTCCGCGTCCTGGGGTGAGGGGCAGGCCCTGACGCTGGAGCAAGCACTCGCGCTCGCGCGCGAGGTGGCGGGCAGGGAAGCGTCGGCTGACTGA
- a CDS encoding YihY/virulence factor BrkB family protein: MQLREVDFKAVGKEVVREFSDDDVTGMAAQAAYQIIFSLPPLLIFFAALSGLVARYTGVDVFGQLLSLAEEGLPASVFDTVEIILGGIQEQSSAGLLSFGFLLAIWSASGALNTMISLFNRAYDVDDTRGFIKKRLLAIGLTIGLAVLVIGAFVLFVFGQRIGLWIAEFAGLGEAFTLVWNIVRWPAIVIFMMLALAILYWAGPAIEQTFRWISPGAVFATLLWLLATFGFSLYLRFSNPGSAYGILGGLVVLLFFLYLSSIVLLLGCEVNAVIDKRYDPKVIRDKAAHLERQEDPKTARVRARELAQREGTSPEEVGLPSGPAQEEPRMPAPSRGAVVAVVVSLASLFVAAILGAFSRLLGRRPLGRA, from the coding sequence ATGCAGCTCCGGGAGGTGGATTTCAAGGCGGTGGGCAAGGAGGTCGTCCGGGAGTTCTCGGACGACGACGTCACCGGAATGGCGGCCCAGGCCGCCTACCAGATCATCTTCTCCCTGCCTCCGCTCCTGATCTTCTTTGCAGCCCTGTCGGGGCTGGTCGCACGGTACACCGGGGTGGACGTCTTCGGCCAACTGCTCTCGCTCGCGGAGGAGGGGCTCCCGGCCTCGGTGTTCGACACGGTCGAGATCATCCTCGGCGGCATCCAGGAGCAGAGCAGCGCCGGGCTGTTGTCCTTCGGTTTCCTGCTGGCCATCTGGTCCGCCTCGGGCGCGCTCAATACGATGATCTCCCTGTTCAACCGCGCCTACGATGTCGACGACACCCGGGGATTCATCAAGAAGCGTCTGCTGGCCATCGGGTTGACGATCGGCCTCGCGGTGCTTGTCATCGGCGCCTTTGTCCTGTTCGTCTTCGGGCAGCGGATCGGGCTTTGGATCGCGGAGTTCGCGGGTCTCGGCGAGGCGTTCACCCTGGTCTGGAACATCGTCCGCTGGCCGGCCATTGTCATCTTCATGATGCTGGCCCTGGCCATTCTGTACTGGGCGGGGCCTGCGATCGAGCAGACATTCCGCTGGATCTCGCCCGGCGCCGTGTTCGCCACGCTCCTGTGGCTGCTCGCTACCTTCGGCTTCAGTCTCTACCTGCGGTTCTCCAACCCGGGAAGCGCGTATGGGATCCTCGGCGGGCTCGTCGTCCTGCTCTTCTTCCTCTACCTGTCGAGCATCGTCCTCCTCCTCGGATGCGAGGTGAACGCCGTCATCGACAAGCGTTACGACCCGAAGGTCATCCGAGACAAAGCTGCGCACCTCGAGCGACAAGAAGACCCGAAGACAGCGCGAGTGCGGGCGCGTGAGCTGGCGCAGCGTGAGGGCACGTCACCGGAGGAAGTCGGATTGCCCAGCGGCCCGGCACAGGAGGAACCGCGGATGCCCGCGCCCTCGAGGGGCGCGGTAGTGGCAGTCGTCGTCTCGCTGGCGTCCCTGTTCGTGGCGGCGATCCTGGGTGCATTCAGCCGCCTGCTCGGTCGCCGGCCACTCGGGCGAGCATGA
- a CDS encoding serine hydrolase, with translation MPRIDNQRRVNSRRRRLRLLLVGTLLLSVCGLAISARETPTRGARPEIGIPSIVVAAGEPTPTPTPQPSQDPQPTPSPTPTPQPESPQAHLVGSLAERIDPLVAEVPAEIGIVVALPDGTRLYEYQPDRLFEAASLYKLGIMVELYRQREAGWISFDETITLLPGYYEEGPDVYGFEAIGTAVPIDDLLWAMIAASSNVASHALLDRIGNEAVNATMAGLGLVQTEIRWQPGYVSPSTPEPEPTAEAAPESESSTPPGHDLSSMLPDDEPATEPNPTDKPADPSDAEIDRETARPQAGRSRATARLATLAPGPIPTTPRLADADTAYNVTTPADMVRLFALLLDGAVVSPEASQEMLDLLAQQTITDRLPVRLPPGTRVAHKTGNLPGIVHDAGVIYAPAGPVIVVVLSEDAEDEGAVIELAREVAVIAYDSRS, from the coding sequence ATGCCTCGAATCGATAACCAGCGGCGGGTTAATTCGCGTAGGCGGCGCCTCCGCCTGCTGCTCGTCGGCACATTGCTCCTGTCCGTGTGCGGTCTCGCCATCTCCGCACGGGAAACTCCCACCCGGGGAGCAAGACCTGAGATCGGGATCCCGTCGATCGTCGTGGCCGCCGGTGAACCAACCCCGACACCGACGCCGCAGCCGAGTCAGGACCCCCAGCCGACACCGAGCCCGACGCCCACCCCGCAGCCTGAATCGCCGCAGGCGCATTTGGTCGGATCACTGGCCGAGCGCATCGACCCGCTGGTGGCCGAGGTCCCGGCCGAGATCGGCATCGTGGTCGCTCTGCCGGACGGCACGCGGCTCTACGAGTACCAGCCGGATCGCCTCTTCGAAGCGGCAAGCCTCTACAAGCTGGGGATCATGGTCGAGCTCTACCGGCAGCGGGAAGCCGGCTGGATCTCCTTCGACGAGACGATCACCCTCCTGCCCGGCTACTACGAAGAGGGTCCGGATGTCTACGGCTTCGAAGCCATCGGGACGGCCGTCCCGATCGACGACCTCCTCTGGGCCATGATCGCGGCCAGCAGCAACGTCGCCTCTCACGCCCTCCTCGATCGGATCGGAAACGAGGCAGTCAACGCGACCATGGCAGGTCTGGGTCTGGTGCAGACCGAGATTCGCTGGCAGCCGGGTTATGTCTCGCCCTCGACACCGGAGCCGGAACCGACGGCGGAGGCAGCGCCCGAGTCGGAGTCGTCCACGCCCCCGGGTCACGACCTGAGTTCAATGCTGCCGGACGACGAGCCGGCTACCGAGCCGAACCCGACTGATAAGCCGGCCGATCCGTCGGACGCGGAGATCGACCGCGAAACCGCGCGCCCCCAAGCCGGGCGCTCCCGCGCGACGGCACGGCTCGCCACCCTGGCTCCCGGTCCGATCCCGACGACACCACGGCTCGCCGATGCCGATACGGCCTACAACGTCACGACGCCGGCCGACATGGTCCGGCTCTTTGCGCTCCTCCTCGACGGCGCGGTCGTCAGCCCCGAGGCAAGCCAGGAGATGCTCGATCTCCTGGCGCAACAGACCATCACCGACCGGCTGCCCGTCCGGCTCCCCCCGGGCACGCGGGTGGCGCATAAGACCGGTAACCTCCCCGGGATCGTCCACGACGCCGGCGTGATCTATGCTCCGGCCGGACCGGTCATCGTGGTCGTCCTCAGCGAAGATGCCGAGGACGAGGGGGCCGTGATCGAACTGGCCCGCGAGGTCGCAGTCATCGCCTACGACAGCCGCTCCTGA
- a CDS encoding ABC transporter permease, producing MASQAVEIIQYRSLLRNLVAKDLKVRYKNSALGFVWSLLHPLLLMVVFTFVFTQLLDQDTPAFPVFVLTALLPWHWTSTAVTAGTASLVDNAPLINKVYFPRILLPVSAVLSTGANYVLGLPALFLFMALFDRAFTPWLVFVPILVLIQAIFLTAVVLILAPLNVYFRDTTVLVDVGLTAWFFMTPIFYSIEWVVPHLAAWMYRINPMAAIVSEYRVIMYSGGVPDPLFTGRTGVTALVLLVIGYLVFTRLNRNLGEHL from the coding sequence ATGGCCAGTCAGGCCGTCGAAATCATCCAGTATCGCAGTCTGCTCCGAAACCTGGTCGCCAAGGACCTCAAAGTTCGCTACAAGAACTCGGCGCTGGGGTTCGTCTGGTCGCTGCTCCATCCGCTGCTGCTGATGGTCGTCTTCACCTTCGTCTTCACGCAACTCCTCGACCAGGATACCCCGGCCTTCCCGGTCTTTGTCCTGACCGCGCTCCTCCCCTGGCACTGGACCTCGACCGCAGTGACAGCCGGAACCGCGTCGCTGGTGGACAACGCCCCGCTGATCAACAAGGTCTACTTCCCGCGCATCCTGCTGCCCGTCTCGGCGGTGCTCTCGACTGGCGCCAACTACGTGCTCGGCCTGCCCGCGCTGTTCCTGTTCATGGCGCTGTTCGACCGGGCGTTCACGCCATGGCTGGTGTTTGTGCCGATCCTGGTCTTGATCCAGGCGATCTTCCTCACTGCCGTGGTGTTGATCCTGGCGCCGCTGAACGTCTACTTCCGGGACACGACGGTGCTGGTCGACGTGGGGCTGACTGCCTGGTTCTTCATGACGCCGATCTTCTATTCGATCGAGTGGGTGGTCCCGCACCTGGCCGCCTGGATGTACCGCATCAACCCGATGGCCGCCATCGTCTCCGAGTACCGCGTCATCATGTACAGCGGCGGCGTGCCCGACCCGCTCTTCACCGGTCGGACCGGGGTGACCGCGCTCGTGTTGCTGGTGATCGGCTACCTGGTCTTCACCCGGCTCAACCGTAACCTCGGGGAGCACCTGTGA
- a CDS encoding polysaccharide ABC transporter ATP-binding protein has protein sequence MWRMAGPGDRSEIAVELRSVSRRFRLHHETRTSFQDWFVGLLRPRGKGEEFWALRDVSFTLRRGESLGVLGRNGAGKSTLLKLVTRVLEPTSGEIIVNGRTHAMLELGAGFHPELSGRDNVYLNGSIYGFSRRQMAERFDRIVQFAELERFIDTPVKHYSLGMFMRLGFSIAVHLDPDILVIDEVLSVGDAAFQRKGYQALRDLKARGTTILFVSHWPELVREFCDRAILLQEGRLIDNGPVDAVAAHYERMLQEQPTDAEILRLRAVDEAGTVLEAVPSGSDLRIEVLLRVPPGSGEGLLLALDLYDREGTHLFGSTGRLADIVSSASEGDPAAQRVQAVIRGLPVAPTTLTVAATLQRPSEAGLAAVDRQETEVEVVAPWSAQERGLLRLEHIWESEPGATSRGGRAVPRVEIER, from the coding sequence ATGTGGCGCATGGCTGGGCCCGGCGACCGAAGTGAGATCGCGGTTGAGCTGCGCAGCGTGTCGCGGCGCTTCCGCCTGCATCATGAGACCCGCACATCGTTCCAGGACTGGTTTGTCGGGCTGCTGCGGCCCCGGGGCAAGGGCGAGGAGTTCTGGGCGCTGCGCGACGTGAGCTTCACGCTGCGCCGGGGCGAGTCGCTTGGTGTGCTCGGGCGCAACGGTGCCGGCAAGAGCACGCTGCTCAAGCTCGTGACGCGCGTGCTCGAGCCCACCAGTGGCGAGATCATCGTCAACGGTCGTACCCACGCGATGCTGGAGCTGGGTGCCGGGTTCCATCCGGAGCTGTCCGGCCGGGACAACGTGTACCTCAACGGCAGCATCTACGGCTTCTCGCGCCGCCAGATGGCCGAGCGCTTCGATCGGATCGTCCAGTTCGCCGAGCTGGAGCGGTTCATCGACACGCCGGTCAAGCACTACTCGCTCGGCATGTTCATGCGGCTCGGCTTTTCGATCGCGGTGCATCTGGACCCCGACATTCTGGTGATCGACGAGGTGCTCTCGGTCGGCGACGCCGCCTTCCAGCGCAAGGGCTACCAGGCGCTACGCGACCTGAAAGCGCGGGGGACGACCATCCTCTTCGTCTCGCATTGGCCTGAGCTGGTGCGGGAGTTCTGCGACCGCGCCATCCTCCTGCAGGAGGGGCGGCTGATCGACAACGGTCCGGTGGACGCGGTCGCGGCGCACTACGAGCGGATGCTGCAGGAGCAACCGACCGATGCCGAGATCCTGCGGCTGCGGGCCGTCGACGAGGCCGGCACCGTGCTGGAAGCGGTGCCCTCGGGCAGCGATCTGCGCATCGAGGTGCTGCTCCGGGTGCCGCCCGGATCGGGCGAGGGCCTCTTGCTGGCGCTCGATCTCTACGACAGGGAGGGAACCCACCTCTTCGGCAGCACCGGCCGGCTGGCGGACATCGTGTCGTCCGCTTCCGAAGGCGACCCGGCGGCGCAGCGTGTGCAGGCGGTCATCAGGGGACTGCCGGTGGCGCCGACAACGCTCACCGTGGCGGCGACGTTGCAGCGTCCATCCGAGGCGGGGCTGGCGGCGGTCGACCGGCAGGAGACGGAGGTCGAGGTGGTTGCGCCCTGGTCGGCGCAGGAGCGTGGCCTGTTACGCCTGGAACACATCTGGGAGTCGGAGCCGGGCGCGACATCGCGCGGCGGGCGCGCTGTCCCGCGGGTCGAGATCGAGCGGTGA